aactgtaattagtgattctaaaagttagaactaaatcactaaatatttgaaatatggaaaatactaacttaaagagtaaaattttcattttactttctacatatgggaaaatgaccgttttacccataacttaaggattttgcatactaattccaaaagtttctaaaatttacatttctcatgtaaattttgtcctaaacttaaatatcaacttagaaaaatttaaaacaaaacacaactatgaagaacacactatggccgaaacatccataggccatttcccttgatttttgttgcaattccttccaacttcaaaactcatgcttaaaccaaaattttacaacaaacatcttccaatcctaagttcaaaaccatacttaaaacatccatttagaaaaagctaataatcaacaccaaacgtttttttaaaaagatccaagcacttgaatcacaagttttgaccttaaatcaaaacatctccaagaatttcaaaaatcaaatcttacttctaacatattcataatatcattctaatatcaaccatgttttaaatcatcaaactaaagtcaccaaaatcacaaaataacatttggagtttttggttttacacttagtccaaaaacataaactttttcctcaactagttttgataaatctcttgatctatgacttataaatatatgatcttcaaaccaaaccatcatatggtttaaaaagatgtcctaaaacatatataagcttctaattcaagatcacatggttagaaattaaccaaaacataaatttatccaagaatatccacactttagcttatttgaatatctctttgtataaaatttcatatctttgaaactaacatcaaatatcttcaaaataataatataacatgtatataagatacttaggatcctccaataaaattattaaagtcattagaataggtttagaccaccaaagagttaaactttctcaaaacagaaactgtttttcttcttccagtttctaagtttctaaatctaagaaaatatttcatcaaaacctttaatcatgaaaaaaatcctcaaccaatagtcatatatacatgttaataatactccataaaaatttcagaccaatatctatccattagcttggtcaaaaactccaaactataacatattctccagtttatctcccagaatgacctttctatagtttacataatatttgactgaccaaatgatcttcaaatgaggcaaataagatatccatgtaaactagactaaaaaaggaacaacttatatgaaggagactttatgataaaacacttacaacagcttcgaaatgggcgtgcaaaagacctcctaaaaactgtccgagagagagtgtttgatattctttcaatggaaagtaaaaatgaagataatttcgtggggagaggtggctggagatacttatggatgagatatggaagatatgaggctggagttgagagttgagtgtagttttctcctacccaaaatatctataaaagattatctcataatattctatccaatagtatctacaaaaaatcaacttaagatatttttatctaataatatctataaaaatcaactcaaaatatttttaccaaataatattcatgaaaattacctcaagatatttctttttatccaataatatctacagttttgaacagaagTTTTgttcgaaaatatgaaaaaatattattgcgccataagactttaaataaccctccgagtctaacaaaccataatacattttgacacttctaactatctccaataatcaaaaacacacttctaataccatagtaaataataacactaactatgtagttagacaaaaacctatacgattaatggattcgtgaaaacttatggggttttcacgagattcctaaagttaatagaaatttcataattgaatttctagcgggctgttacacttttataattatttattatgaataaaattaaagaaattcatGAATTTAATTCATCTTATAAAATCGAttcaagaatagaagattatttattccttttaaatatgtttaagatattttatttacaaacagtgttaaattatttatcaacACTCTTTCTCGCGTACcggttaatattttttttatccttgTCACGGAATAAATGATGTGAATTTCCATTTATTCTATAATAAGCCttgatatcataaaaaaaattcataaatctaatccattttataaaactaatttaataaaaaataattaatcatgtccaaaacattacctaatatttcaacaaaaactACCGCATCCCAGTCTATTAGAGGGTTGACACTTATATTAATTCATCATCGTTGCTTATTGACTAAAAATCAATAATGATTTTAcccaaaatggtgaaaataatcAATTATATCTGTCCCCACGCTCCCCTAAAAGTGGTATGATAGTTTTTTTTCGAAAAATGAGAAGTAGCAGCGATATTTTGGTTGGCCATGTAATTGACGTGGGCAGAAAACCAGTTGGTCACGCTGGAGTTGCAGCCAAAATGACCGGCAAACCGCCGACCGAAAACTGCACCCGACACGTGAATGGCCACGTCATCACCCATATTCACGTGTGATTGAAGAAATGCCGCGCACCGTACGGACATCCctcaaaatgttaaaaaataagtcAAAACGACACGCACAGTCATCTCACAGGCACACTGCCTGCACCTATATACACAAGTAACCGTGCCGTATGGCCAATGAAAACCCACCACGTCAACACCGACACCTTTACGCTTGCATTTTTGTAGTGGGCTAACTAACTGGGTTAAGTTGCACATTGGCAGTGAGTTGTATTTCAGTGTTTTTCCcatctccctccccccccccccctctctctctctctctggttttcCTTGGTTGTTGGAGGAGGCATCTGTTGTATTGTGTTTGTGAATACAAGCTTGTGTACTACTCTTAAAATCTTTTCTTTGTGTTGCTTAGTGAGATTTGAGagtattagaagaaaaatggatgatGAATATGCTAAGCTTATCAGGAGGATGAACCCTCCCAGGTATGTTGCAGTCTTCTGGTCGTTCgtccttttgaaaattattgtCTTCTTGAGGTGGTTGAAAATATTGTGTAGTACGGTAAAAGGGTCCATGAATTCTCTCTTTtgcttcttaaaataattatggtGACGCAAATTAATATTCTTTTGGCTGTATGGTTTATAGCGAGGATGCTGGTTTTTTTAAGGGGGTTGTGGGCtgtgattgaaaattttgagtaaTCTGGTTAAAGGGTTTCGAACTCTCTTTTGCCTCAAGTTTTAGgttcttaaaattattgttgTGACATAAGGAAAACTTACTCTTGAGTTTTGCAGAAGTGATTTTTTTGTCTTGGTTATACTTGGTATGAGTTTATGTCCTTTTGaagtattgatttttttttcttgctgccTTAGAAAGCAGAGGAAACAAAGCTAAAGCAAATTTATAAGACTACATGGTAGAATAAATATCCAATTTAATTGTGTGTTTTACAAGTCTGAggttagtttttcattttctcaGGAAGTGGAGAGCATAACATTTAGTACTTTCAGCCTttcctctttcattttctttatgttcttcaagaatttaaGGCATTTTGAGCAATTTTCTTTCAGGTTGAGAtggttttttttccctcttttcttgTTGACTTTATCGATTTGGATTAACTGAATTGGTAAAATCCTCACAAGTTTTCTTGGTCTATCAACTTTCTCTGTGCCGGTCGTGCCAAGTTTGTTACCACAAATTGCTTCTGAAAATACAAATTTTGGTGAAAATTACCCTCTTCAGAAAATCTctgttcagagagagagagagagagtggaggaAGTGGTTGATGCCTCATCTGGTTTACCTCTTGTTATTGCAGAGTGGTGATTGACAACAATGTTTGTGAGGACGCGACTGTTATCCAGGTAAGGGTCGTCCTCTCTCTTTCTGGGCTCCCTAAAATTTGGGTGGACTTGAGAAATTCCTTTATTCTTTGgtctgttttgtttttggttggGGAGTGAAGGGTAAAGTTTACCGAGGGAAATGAAATGCCGAGGAATTACCTCTAGgctttagatagtggatgtcaATTAGTTCCTGTAATTATCTGATCCTGCCGAGTAAACCGGACTAAGAAATGGAATTTCTTTTCAGGTTGACTGTGTAAACAGACATGGGATTCTCCTGGAAGTTGTGCAAGTGCTTACCGATATGAACCTTGTAATAACAAAAGCACACATCTCATCTGATGCTGGATGGTTCATGGATGGTATGGATTCTAATTTAACTTCCAGGATTTAATAGAGCCCAGAGCTTCTCACTGTTTCTCATATTTGCTCTCtgaaatttgattttttcaGTGTTTAACGTGATCGACCAAGATGGGAACAAAATCAGAGATAAAGAAGTCATTGAATATATTCAACGGGTAGGAAATATCATATTAGTGCCCTTCATCTtaagtattattttcaaattgtACATTTGTCATTTCATGAAGCTTAAAATAAGcttatgatttttttagttcaagtgaagttctttttttttttttttttccttctgtttCTCAGACAAGTAGAAATTAAGCATTTTTTTCAGCTAATAAaagaagtcttttttttttccctttatcaataatttttttttggggggggggggggggggggggggcggtgGGTAAATATGTTTTTGTGATGAATCAAgtttaaaaagaacaaaaacttgTCACATCTCATGTTTTTATCAATTTTGCAGAGACTCGAAAGTAATGCCAGCTTTGCACCCTCATTGAGAGGGTCTGTTGGGGTAATGCCTTCGGAAGAGTATACCTCAATTGAACTGAGTGGTACCGACAGGCCTGGCTTATTGTCCGAAGTGTGTGCGGTCCTTGCAGACCTTCACTGCAATGTGGTTAATGCTGAGATATGGACACACAATGCAAGGGCTGCAGCTGTAGTTCATGTCACAGATGATGCAACTGGGTGTGCAATTAAAGATCCAAAACGCCTCTTAACAATTAAGGAATTGCTTTGTAACGTCCTCAAAGGAGATGATGACTTGAAGACAGCAAACATGACCCTTTCACCCCCTGGAGTTACAAATAGGGGGCGCAGGTTACATCAGATTATGTTGGCTGACAGAGACTACGAAAGAGCTGGAGGAACTGGGGTGGGGAGAATTGAGAACAAGAGCTCAAGGCCTCATGTAACGGTTTTTGACTGCATCCAGAAGGATTACACTGTGATTACTATGAGTTCAAAAGATCGGCCAAAACTGTTGTTTGACATCATTTGCACTTTGACGGACATGCAGTATGTAGTGTTTCATGGAGTGGTCGAAACAGGGAGGATGGAAGCTTATCAGGTAAGATAAATTCCAGTAAAAACTTATTTCACGGAATATAACTGACGCTCAGGGTTGACTAGATCGTTATAAATGCATTGCAGCATAGATAATGGTCAAAAACGATAGGCTAGTGAAAGCTCAGTCAAGTTTTGCGAGCTTATGATTATGTTAAACCTTATGTGACCTTGCGTCCTCTCTCATATGGAGTGGAATCTGGGGACTATAATGGACGCCATTgattttcttcttgaattaGGGATGTGTTTTCTTGATTTTATCCTTGATGGAATCTTTCTGTGTTTTATAGGAGTTTTATATTCGACATGTTGATGGGTTCCCTATAAGTTCGGAAGCTGAGCGAGAACGTGTTGCACAGTGCCTTGAGGCTGCCATTGAAAGGCGGGCATCCGAGGTTTACCAGACGACTTTCAATAGATGAGAATCTTTAATAAAACAAGGCATGCTTGCAATTACGTGCTAAAGTATTTGGCTTGGTCATGCAGGGATTGGAGCTTGAATTGTGCACCGAAGATCGAGTTGGACTCCTCTCTGATATAACCAGGATATTCCGGGAGAACAGTTTATGCGTTAAAAGAGCCGAAATCTCAACAAAAGGTGGAAAAGCCAAAGACACTTTCTATGTCACGGATGTCACCGGTAACCCCGTTGACCCCAAGATTCTAGATTCCCTTCGCAAACAGATAGGCCACAAGATATTGACAGTTAAACATAATTCATGTACTTCACCTAAGGCCTCTCAAGGAACTACAATGGGATTCCTATTTGGGAATTTGTTTAAAGCTCGAAGTTttcaaaacttcaaattgaTCAGATCCTGCTCTTAATATCTTCATGTATATTCTCAAGAGTTAGAAACTGTACAGACATATCAGAATGGTGCAGCCTTTCAGCTCCCAATAAATGGATTGGAAACGCAACAATGTAAGGAGGAAGCCGGACTTCTTGTTCTTGAGGAGGCTGATACCCTTCAGAAGAAAACCATAAACCACTTTATACTGTAAATGGTATTGGCGGGGTTTATATATTCTTAAAGTACATCTTGTACAGTGTTATGTTATATTGGTTGTACAAAGATATAAAAAACCATACAGATAATGGAGCTCAATGACAAaagtaatgtaaattttagtgtACAATTGTGCTTGTTGGAATTCAATAGATTCAATGGTGGTATCGCCTGTGAGGCTAACGGATAGTGTAGGGTTTCGGTTATGGGTTTCGGCCCAAGTCAAACTTGGTCCGAATCTCGCAATTATAATAATCAGAACAGACGGTTCGGACCCGGGTATGAAACCTGGGTTTTGTATTTAATACCCCGTACAACCAAGTttgtataaaatgaaaatatctcACCCAGTCGAGCATcctgacctctctctctctctctctctctctctctctctctctctctcaagcgaAAGTAGTTTCGAAACCCTAGCCACCGCCGTGTCTCACGAGGCCCGTCTCCCCTCTCGAGTCCTgaccacctctctctctctctctctctctctctctcacacacacacacacaaaaccTAGCTTTGAAACCCTAGCCATCGTCGTGTC
This is a stretch of genomic DNA from Carya illinoinensis cultivar Pawnee chromosome 3, C.illinoinensisPawnee_v1, whole genome shotgun sequence. It encodes these proteins:
- the LOC122302773 gene encoding ACT domain-containing protein ACR6-like: MDDEYAKLIRRMNPPRVVIDNNVCEDATVIQVDCVNRHGILLEVVQVLTDMNLVITKAHISSDAGWFMDVFNVIDQDGNKIRDKEVIEYIQRRLESNASFAPSLRGSVGVMPSEEYTSIELSGTDRPGLLSEVCAVLADLHCNVVNAEIWTHNARAAAVVHVTDDATGCAIKDPKRLLTIKELLCNVLKGDDDLKTANMTLSPPGVTNRGRRLHQIMLADRDYERAGGTGVGRIENKSSRPHVTVFDCIQKDYTVITMSSKDRPKLLFDIICTLTDMQYVVFHGVVETGRMEAYQEFYIRHVDGFPISSEAERERVAQCLEAAIERRASEGLELELCTEDRVGLLSDITRIFRENSLCVKRAEISTKGGKAKDTFYVTDVTGNPVDPKILDSLRKQIGHKILTVKHNSCTSPKASQGTTMGFLFGNLFKARSFQNFKLIRSCS